In a genomic window of Erigeron canadensis isolate Cc75 chromosome 5, C_canadensis_v1, whole genome shotgun sequence:
- the LOC122599801 gene encoding early light-induced protein 2, chloroplastic-like has protein sequence MAATSVFIATPVTLNLTKNTNFSSQCFFKKNTIRCMSSPQDGSSTPTTDGSAKPMTSSSSTPNPPSMSSTTPPPPPPPAPKVPKVSTKFNDLFAFSGPVPERINGRLAMIGFVSAMAVELSSGQDLFTQISNGGLTVFVGTSVVLTLASLVPLFQGVRAESKSNGVMTSDAELLNGRVAMLGLIALAFTEFVTGSALV, from the coding sequence ATGGCTGCTACATCAGTTTTCATTGCAACCCCAGTCACATTAAACCTTACCAAAAACACCAACTTTTCTTCACAAtgttttttcaagaaaaacacCATTAGGTGCATGTCCTCACCTCAAGATGGCTCAAGCACCCCAACTACTGATGGTTCTGCCAAACCAATGACGTCATCATCATCCACCCCGAACCCACCATCAATGAGTTCGACCACCCcacccccaccaccaccgccagcTCCTAAGGTCCCAAAAGTCAGCACCAAGTTTAACGACTTGTTTGCCTTCAGTGGACCAGTGCCCGAAAGAATAAACGGAAGGTTAGCCATGATTGGGTTCGTGTCTGCAATGGCTGTGGAGTTGAGCAGTGGTCAAGATCTGTTTACTCAGATATCTAACGGAGGATTAACGGTGTTTGTTGGGACAAGCGTTGTGTTGACATTGGCGTCGTTAGTGCCGTTGTTTCAAGGGGTGAGAGCCGAGTCCAAGTCAAACGGAGTGATGACTTCAGATGCCGAGTTGTTGAACGGACGTGTTGCCATGTTGGGTTTGATTGCTCTGGCCTTTACTGAGTTTGTTACTGGCAGTGctcttgtttaa
- the LOC122600893 gene encoding early light-induced protein 1, chloroplastic-like, whose protein sequence is MAATSVFIATPVTLNLNNKTTNFSSQCCIRKNTIRCMSSPQDGKTTPTTDGSAKPIITSSSSSSNPSTPLPPPAPKVPKVSTKFNDLFAFSGPVPERINGRLAMIGFVSAMAVELSNGQDLFTQISDGGLTVFVGTSVVLTLASLVPLFQGVRAEAKSNGVMTSDAELLNGRVAMLGLIALAFTEFVTGSALV, encoded by the coding sequence ATGGCTGCTACATCAGTTTTCATTGCAACCCCAGTCACATtaaacctcaacaacaaaaccACCAACTTTTCTTCACAATGTTGTATCAGGAAAAACACCATCAGGTGCATGTCCTCCCCTCAAGATGGCAAAACCACCCCAACTACTGATGGTTCTGCCAAACCAATaattacatcatcatcatcatcatcaaacccATCAACCCCACTCCCACCACCAGCTCCTAAGGTCCCAAAAGTCAGCACCAAGTTTAACGACTTGTTTGCCTTCAGTGGACCAGTGCCCGAAAGAATAAACGGAAGGTTGGCTATGATTGGGTTTGTCTCCGCAATGGCTGTGGAGTTGAGCAACGGTCAAGATCTCTTTACCCAGATATCTGACGGAGGACTAACGGTGTTCGTCGGTACAAGCGTTGTGTTGACGTTGGCGTCGTTAGTGCCGTTGTTTCAAGGGGTGAGAGCCGAGGCCAAGTCAAACGGAGTGATGACTTCAGATGCCGAGTTGTTGAATGGACGTGTCGCCATGTTGGGTCTGATTGCTTTGGCTTTCACTGAGTTTGTTACTGGAAGTGCCCTTGTGTAA